From the Nodularia sphaerocarpa UHCC 0038 genome, the window TGTAAGCTTTGAGCTAATGCTGGCTGACTAAATAGAGGTGCTGGTGCAGCTAACACTAATCCTTGAGTTCCATTAGGCGCAGCAGATCCTAAAGTATTGATTAGCAGTTGTTCTGTCGCTGCTAGACTGACGCGCCACTGTCGCTCTGCTTTGGTTGGTGAGCATTCAGCCACAGTTGCTTGACTTTCGGCTAAAATTTCACTCAGGCTTGGCAAGATCCATTGATACACAGGTATTCACCCCTTGATTTCAGAGCGACTGACAGCGCTTAAATTCGGCATTTCACTACTACATATCAGGTTATATTCTTTTGTGTCCTAAGGACAGTGGTAGAACCGAACAATATAGGTGCAATTTCCCCTGTTAAGAGTTTAAATTGGGCGATCGCTGAATGTCTACCATATCTGTACTGCCAAAAATAGCGATCGCACACACTAAAACTTAAATTGTCACATTAACTACCAGACTTCCCTAATACAGCACTTTGCAAGTCCCTTAATATCATAAATCTTGTGGGGAGGGCATACTTCGACAAGCTCAGTACAAGTCCTGCCCGCCCTGGACTTATGCAGATCAAATCTGCTGTATCATCCAGAAAAATAAGTAATTATTTAACTCCTCTAAGTAGGTAAACATGAATAAACCAAACTATGTTACGACTCGTAAACAAGACCCAAACCCTTACTAATGACAAATGACAAATGACAAATGACCAATGACGACCCTAGCTAGTTAACTTTATTTACGCCGACCTACTTATTAGGTAACTTAGTTCCACAGCGTTTACAAAACCCAGCATCCAGATCATGAAAAGCCAAACCGCAACCTGAACAAACTGTTTCTACCTGATTAGCAGTTTTCACCAAGCGCTTAATTAAATCACCCACTTGCCAAGGAATTAAGGCAATACCTGTTAAAATCATCAATACTGTCAGCAGACGACCTAATTCAGAAATTGGAGTCACATCACCAAAGCCCACAGTCGTCATAGTCACAACAGAAAAATAAAACGCATCCAAAAAAGTCGCAAAAACATGAGGATTAACTGGATTTTCAACTTGATAAATTAAGCCAGAGAAAACAAATATAATTGCAAATAAAGTAAATAATATTTTAGCAAAAATTACACCATCTTCGGTGTTGACACTGCCAAATAAAAACCTCTTATCGATAAATCTAATTAATCTTAAAATTCTGAAACATCGTAATAGACGAATAAATCTAATATCAACTACTCCTAGAAAAAATGGTAAAATTGCGATTAAGTCAATAATTGAGTAAAAGCTAAAAATATACCTAATTTTATTTTCAGCACTCCACAGACGCAGTGCATATTCTCCAGCAAAAATTATCACTATAGCAGTATCGATAGCATCCAAATAGAAGCGAATCGCATCAGCAATATTATAAGTTTCTGTGACAAAAATTCCTGATGACACTAGCACCAAAGCCGCAAGTGTTAAATTAATAGCTTTACCTGTGGGCGTTTCCAGGTCTTTGAGATAAAATTCTGTTTTTTCTCTGCTTAGTAACATATTCATCAATTTAATACATTACCCATAAATCACAGTACAATATAATATTATTCACATTTATCATTGGGAAATTCCTTTCTTCAGATGAACCCAGAATATTTTATGCACTTAGCACTAGAAGAAGCTAAAAAAGGAGATGCGCCTTATGGTGCTGTAATTGTCAAAGATCAAGAAGTTGTGGCTGTAGCTCATAATACTGTCAAACGAGATAGCGATCCATCAGCCCATGCAGAAATCAACGCTATTCGTAGTTTAACAGCTAAACTTAAAAGCCCCTCTTTAGAAGGTTATAGCATATATACAACTGGCGAACCTTGTCCGATGTGTGCTACGGCTTGTGTGTGGACAGGTATAACTGAAATTGTCTATGGTGCTTCCATTCAAGACTTAATCTCAGTCAACCAATCACAAATTGATATTTCTTGTGAAGAAGTGATTGCTAAGTCATTCAGAAATATCAAAGTCACACGAGGTATTTTAAAGAATGAATGTTTGGAATTATTTAATTGATTTCAAAGCTTTAGAGTACATTAAACTAAGTTAACATACCCTAAGAAAGATGATTATTTAACTAATATAGGACTAATATTTGATTTCTGTCAGCGTAGCCTGCGCTTTGCGCTTACAGACACGTAGGATGTGTATAGCCCAAGGGGAATGGCTGCGATAAAGTGGGAAGAGTACGGCACCAAAGCTTTAATAACGGTGCGTTACGGATTTTATCCTAACGCACCCTACTGGCGTGGCAAACTTAAAATGATGCAAAAAATTGTAGGTTGGGTTGACGTAAGGAAACCCAACATCATTGGTAGCGTTGGGTTGCGCTGCGCTTAACCCAACCTACGGCTTCATTTTTTCATAAATAAAATCGGATTCCTATATGTGTTTCTTGCAGTTAGCAAGAAAACTTACAAAGATGCTGCACCAGTTGCGACTAAACGCTTAAATAAAGCCTCAGACCAGCCAGTTTCTCTCAATACAGCAGACCTAGCAACTTCTACATAAGCTTGCTCGATAAAAGCTAAATCGATCATACAAATTTTGCTCAGGGATTCTTGTAATTCCTCCGGTTTAGCATCGAGTTTTAAAGTTCTGCCAACTTCATGAACCACAACTCCCATAGCTGGAACCACATACTCAGGGACAATGCCAATTTTGACATGAATAACTCCAATATGCCAGCGACATTTAGCATATTCAGTACCCCAATCATCCATCCCGGTAAACATTTGATGAAACCATTGAATAAATGTTTCATGTAGGCGGTGAACACGTCCTTCAGTCTGATTTAAAATAGCATTCATTTCCGCATCACGCCCTAAATAAGCATAAAAATGATCTGCCATTTTAGGCGCAATCTCTAGCCCCCATTCTGCATTTGATTTCAAAACAGATTTATCTTGGTCGGTTAAACCAACACGTTGTTCAAGAGTTTTCAAAAAAACGAAAGAATCGATATTCATAATTAATCCTGTAAATGAAATTTAGTTAAGTTTTTAGATTGAGGCATTCGGTATAAAAATATCGAATGTTTACCACTTATTGAGTTTCCTAGAAGTTAAACTATTTACTTCGGAGGAAATTCACTAAGCTTTTGAAAAATGACTGAGTTAGATTTGGTTTTTCGGGAGGTTTCTGCACGGTTGCTAAGGCTACTGCGGGAGTGGAATTGGTCAAATTAGGTGTTGAACTAGCAACCATAAAATGTTCTTCGACTAAACCAACGACGACCAGTCGAAAGGCAATTTGCTGCACAGTTTCTATAGATATTCTCAGATGAGTAGCAATGTGATGTAGGGAAATTTCACCGTTGACAAATTCCCACAATTGCCATTCCTGGGGATTGAGTGGGATCTGAGGCTGTTTTGCAATCAAACTTGATAAACCTGAAGTTGGATCTGGTAATTTGTCTGCAAAAGCTTTCCAGTTTCGCAGCGATCGCAAGCCCAATAGTATCACCTCACTAGCAGTCATGCTCAGACCAGTCATCTCTGCAATCGGCAAATTTGTAGTTGGTTTAAATGTAAACAAACCTTCCTCGGCTTGAAATAAGGTCGATACTTGTCGGATGACTTGGGTATTAAATAGCAGTTTCAGTTGTTCTGCTTGTAACAATCCTTGGGACTTTAAGCATAGCCCCAGAGGTGTGCTGATGAAAGTGGGACAGATCCGAGTTACCCTGGAAATAACGCGTTCGCTGATCCAGCCCCGTTGAGCAATCATTAATGTCAGACCTTTTTCATCCAAGCGATCAGCTGCGGCAATTATACGCCCTTGATGTACCCAGATATAGTAATGTTGTTTTTTACTATTCTCAGACAGTAACTCAATCGCAAGTATTCCTGTCTTTTTGCCGTGATCTAAAAAGTGAAGTAGTTCCGGCAAAGAAAAATCTGTAAAATTACCAGTAATAGTCATAATATTTCTTCTCTTAACTGGTTGAAAATGTGAATTAAGCTACACAACTTTGCATCAAATGGTGTACTAAAACAATCACCGCATTGGCTACAGAATCTCTTTGCATTGGGTTAACCTTCACAATGGGGGGTAGGTGATTCTCATCCATATATCCCAGAGCCAGAAACACATCTTCCTCAGACCAAGCATCGGGAGAATCAGTATAGGTTAGACCAATAATCATTGGAATCTGCGCCCGTTGATTCATAAAATTCATAATTTTACGCGCCTGACGGAAATCTCTCGGTCGATGTGCTGCTACCAATAAAATATAAGCGTGAGCCTTACGAATCAAAATATCCCACATAAAATCAAAGCGAGACTGACCTGGTGTACCATAAAGGTGCAACGCCATCTCAGGGCTAAATTGTAACCGCCCAAAGTCAAGAGCAACAGTCGTTTTTTGCTTCAGCGACGCTGTTTCATCAGTTGCTATAGTATCTGTATCTACTACATCAATTTCACTGATAGAACGGATGAAAGTAGACTTACCAGCACCGACAGTTCCCGTGACAATCAAGCGCATATTTTCCATGTTTTTTTTAACCTATACACAAACAAAGAATGATTAATCACTGGTAACTGCATTTAAAGTTGTGATTTGCCAGTTCCCTGCTCACAAGACTTCCGAAAACAGGCTGATAAATGCACGAAATTGCCATCGGTAGCTAGGCGTAAATAAATTCAAGTTTGTAGTCAGGACTTAAGTCCTGCTCCCTCTGGTTCTGAGCCAGAAATCGCTCACTACTAACTAGGATTTTCTGGGATATTTACCCATGTCTAGCTACTTGAAACTGGTTTGGTGACAGCGCCGGAAAACTTTTATAAACTCAGAGGCTAATTAAATCAAAATCAGCTTGAGTTCTGAGAGAACACGCTTGATTTCTAACATCAGTAATCCCTGTTTAGCGGTTTCACGAGCTAAGACGAGCAAAACAGCTTCTTCCCCACAGCCAGTGAGAATCCCAAAGCCCTTATTACCCTCAACAAATATGCGGTCAATATTCCCTCTGGATAACTCCAGCCCAATACGTTCGCCCAAAGAAAGCATAGAAGCTGACATTGCTGATACCCTTTCTTCATCCATCCCACCGGGTAAGCTTGTCCCTAAAGGTAGACCATCAGGAGTCACTAGGGCTGCTCCCTGAACGTCAGCTGTTGCAGTTACAAAATTCTGCAAAACCATATTCAGCTTTTCCGCGTTGATTGCCATTTTTGTATGCTCCCCTGTTTTAAAAATTAGTAATATTTGAATTTGCGATTTTACAAATTCCGCCTGAGAACTTTCTTTGCTATGGATTGATGTCTCGGTTCCCCTTAATAATTCAACCCAAATACTTCGTGATTGCTACCTCTAAGCGATAATTCGTTGTTTGTTTACATCTTGCCGTTGCAGAATACGTAGATAATTGCAGATTAAAATCTGTGTTTAAGCAATAGTAGAACTGGTTGAACTGGTTAAATAAATATTTGGTTCAATCAGTTACCTAGCTGATTTAATTATGCGGAAGGAAACATTAAACTCAAACCGAGGAAATACGTATTTTATTGAAAAGCTTACAAAGCTTACTTACGTATATTCTAGGGATAGGGATGAATTAGCAGCAATTCTCTGCTGATGACACAAAAAAAATGCGAGTATGCTATTATCTTTCAGGCGGTGATATTTAATTTTTTGTGAGTAGTCACTCATGTTTAATTAAGAAACGTTAAGTTGTCTGATTTTTGGGTCAAGCTCAAATATTTGGGCATATTTTTAGCTATTTTGCTCTAAATAACCTAAAAATGTGTTGGCTATAATCGCCGCTTGGGTGCGATCGCGCAAATTCAACCGAGTTAAAATATTTGTGACATGATTTTTCACAGTCCCCTCAGATATATAAAGTTGCTGGGCAATTTCTCGGTTATTCGCACCGATAGCAATTAACCGCAAAACCTCTTTTTCCCTGGGAGTAAGTTCAGCCATGCTAGGTGGTACTGGCGGTGACTGGGTGGCGGTAATCTTGGAAAACTGAGTTACAAGTTTTTTGACTATTCCAGGCCCTAATTGTGCATATCCCTTATAAACTGCACGAATAGCCACAGCTAACTCTTCTGAAGGTGTATCTTTGAGCAAATAACCCATTGCACCATTCTGTAAAGCCGCTTTGACATATTCATCATCATCAAAAGTTGTCAAGACTAAAATTTTAATTTCTGGACAACGGATTTGAATTTCTCGTGTAGCTGCAACACCATCCATGATCGGCATTCTGATATCCATGAGAATCACGTCAGGCTGTAGCTGTTGACTCAATTTAATTGCTTGTTCGCCGTTTTCGGCTTCACCTATAATCTCTAAATCTGGTTCTAATTCTAATAATGCTTTTAATCCTTGACGAATTAAGTTTTGGTCATCTACCAGTAAAACTTTAATCATCTTGTCAAGCTCAATAAGGGAATATCAACAATAATTTGGCAACCAGAACCAGGCTGACTATTAATCTGAAATTCTCCTCCTAGTGCTAAGGTGCGATCGCGCATACTTTGCAGTCCAAAACCAGTGGTATTTTGCATAATATCAAAACCTTTGCCGTTATCTTCAATAATCAAGCAAAAACGCCCTTTAATTGTAGTTATTTCTAGTTTAACTTCTGATGCTTCAGCATATTTAGAAATATTTGTCAAGGATTCTTGGATAATTCTGTAAATAGAGATAATAATGTCAGATGCGAGAGAATATTCTAGATTAATCAGGCAAGTTGCTGAAATGTTATGGGAACGTTGAAAATCTTCTAAAAGAAGAGCGATCGCCTGTTCTAAACTTTGGTCTTGCAAAGGATTATAACGCATAGTAGAAACAGACTGACGAACATCATTGAGCGATTTAGAACCAAGTTCTTTCGCCCTAGCTAAAAATGTTTGGGCTTTATCTGGGTGAGATTTCCATAATTTTAAAGCAGTTTCTAATTGCAAATTTAAAGCTGTTAAAGAGTGTCCTAATGAATCATGTATTTCTCTCGCAATTCGGTTACGTTCTTCTAGAGTAGCCTGATTTTCAATTTTCAAAGCATATTGACGCAGTTTAGCATTAGCAACAGCTAATTTTTCCCGACTTTGCCGTTCAGATATCACAGCATTCATTAACAGTAAGATAAAAATTAAACTTAAGCCGAATACCAGCGCCAAGCTGAGATGAAAAAACCGAAAGCGCTCTTGTGCATGAGGCGATAATGAGAGCGGCAATTTAAATAAGCGATATCTGAGTGTAATCAAAAATAAACTAAACGATATACTTGTAACTAACAACCGCCCAGGTAATTGATAAATTAGGCAACTACGAGTTACTAAAATTATGTAGAGAAAAGGAAAAAGTCTGGCAATTCTCCCTCCAAAAAATCCCGTGGTGACAATCAAGAAAATTTGGCAAGCTGTATAAATTAATTTACTGAAGTAGTTACTCGTGGGTAATCGTAAACCCATGACACCAAAGATAATTAGACTACAAATAGTCAGTTCAGGGAACCTAGCATTAAACCGAGGGGAAGGAGATGGGAGTGCAGCTGTCAAAACAGCGATCGCCAGTAATAACCATTCCAAATACAGCAAAAACCGAAAAGGATGATTGTTAATTTGAATAGGGCGACTCATAGGATATAAAATTTTATGATTCAGGTGCAAATAATTTATATATTTACTCTAGTTTATAGGGAATTACCAGTCACATTTTGCATCACTGGTCATGACTTTAGTCATGGGTATAATCATGACTTTATCCTCATGTCACTGTGATGGGTGATTTCTTATGATGGTGACATCCAAAACAAAAAACATCACCAGGTAATCCATGAAACTCAAACCATTATCAGTGCTAGCTGGAGCGATCGCCTTAACTGTAACTGCAATACCCTTTGCCGCTCAAGCACAAATGAGATCCTCTTCACCTCTACAACTGGCACAAAATGCTAAAACAAAAGGAGGTCAAAAAGGCGCTTGGGGTATGCAACGCTTGAATTTAACAGAAGCCCAGAAAGCTCAAATGCAGACGATTAAAAGCAATACTCGCTCCCAAATCGAGGCAATTCTCACCCCAGAACAAAAAGTAACATTGGCAGCCGCAAAACAAGCAGGTCAAGGGCAAGGAGGACAAGGAAAAAAAGGTTGGGCTAACTTAAATCTGACAGAAGAACAGAAAACTCAAATGCGCCAAATCCGGGAATCATCTAAAGAACAGATGCAAGCAGTCCTTACCCCTGAACAGCGTCAACAAATGCAGGAAATGCGGGAAAATATGAAATCACGCCGTCAGCAACGCAATTCCCAATAATCTCAAACCCTTCCCACGAAACCAAGAGAATCTGGGGTGGACAGAGTAGCCCATCTGATCACACAGATAACAGACTTCTTACAGCAGTTTTCATGTATTTAGAACACACTCTTGATTCCTCTGGAGCGCCTCTGCGTCTCTGCGTGAAACAAAAAAATGTAGTTGATTTACCCGAAAATAGCTGTAAATAATTTCCCAAATTCCCCCCTCTCTCTTCCATAATTTTGATCAGATTTCTTGCAGAATCCGGGAACAGGGGAAATCATGCCCTCCCCTTTCCTTTTCCCATTTCCCACACACCCAATAAAAAATAAAGCCCAACACCTAGTAAAAGTTAGGAATTATGAGTTATGAGTTAATTAAAACTCCTAGCTTGATTAAGATGTCTCCAGAATTCGCCATTGGTAGTAAAGTCAAAGTTGTAGCACTACCGCCCTACGTCAAAACCGCAGATCCCATGCCCATGCTACGCCCCCCAGATGTGATTTGCTTAGGCGAAGAGGGTACAGTCCTTGACCGCCGTCCTGGAGGATATTGGGGTATACACTTTGCTAAAGGCAAATTTCTTTTGGATAGCCAATACATTGAAAGCACAGATACCCCTCCCGAATCTGACTTAGAAGCAGAACAAGGTAACGAAGAAATGTAAACTTGTGTAAAGTTGTCATTTTGGTTTACACCATGATTTCTCGACGCAATTTTTTAAATATATTACTTGTCAGTTGTTTTGCTGTCATCAGTTGGTTGCATTTTACCCCTGCGGCTGATGCTATTGGTGGTCAACTTCCCGCCATCAATCAGCCAGCACCAGAGTTTACTTTGCCAACCAACACAGGTGATGGCAAAATTTCCCTTTCTGACTGGCGCGGTAAGTGGGTCGTTCTCTACTTTTATCCCAAAGACTTTACCTCTGGTTGCACCATTGAAGCACGTCGTTTTCAGCAAGACTTACCGAAATACATAGACAAAAACGTGCAGATTATTGGTGTGAGTGCTGATGATATTGATTCCCACGCCGAATTTTGTGATTCAGAGGGACTAAAATTTCCCCTATTAGCGGA encodes:
- a CDS encoding sensor histidine kinase, encoding MSRPIQINNHPFRFLLYLEWLLLAIAVLTAALPSPSPRFNARFPELTICSLIIFGVMGLRLPTSNYFSKLIYTACQIFLIVTTGFFGGRIARLFPFLYIILVTRSCLIYQLPGRLLVTSISFSLFLITLRYRLFKLPLSLSPHAQERFRFFHLSLALVFGLSLIFILLLMNAVISERQSREKLAVANAKLRQYALKIENQATLEERNRIAREIHDSLGHSLTALNLQLETALKLWKSHPDKAQTFLARAKELGSKSLNDVRQSVSTMRYNPLQDQSLEQAIALLLEDFQRSHNISATCLINLEYSLASDIIISIYRIIQESLTNISKYAEASEVKLEITTIKGRFCLIIEDNGKGFDIMQNTTGFGLQSMRDRTLALGGEFQINSQPGSGCQIIVDIPLLSLTR
- a CDS encoding ion transporter encodes the protein MLLSREKTEFYLKDLETPTGKAINLTLAALVLVSSGIFVTETYNIADAIRFYLDAIDTAIVIIFAGEYALRLWSAENKIRYIFSFYSIIDLIAILPFFLGVVDIRFIRLLRCFRILRLIRFIDKRFLFGSVNTEDGVIFAKILFTLFAIIFVFSGLIYQVENPVNPHVFATFLDAFYFSVVTMTTVGFGDVTPISELGRLLTVLMILTGIALIPWQVGDLIKRLVKTANQVETVCSGCGLAFHDLDAGFCKRCGTKLPNK
- a CDS encoding roadblock/LC7 domain-containing protein, whose protein sequence is MAINAEKLNMVLQNFVTATADVQGAALVTPDGLPLGTSLPGGMDEERVSAMSASMLSLGERIGLELSRGNIDRIFVEGNKGFGILTGCGEEAVLLVLARETAKQGLLMLEIKRVLSELKLILI
- a CDS encoding DUF4388 domain-containing protein → MTITGNFTDFSLPELLHFLDHGKKTGILAIELLSENSKKQHYYIWVHQGRIIAAADRLDEKGLTLMIAQRGWISERVISRVTRICPTFISTPLGLCLKSQGLLQAEQLKLLFNTQVIRQVSTLFQAEEGLFTFKPTTNLPIAEMTGLSMTASEVILLGLRSLRNWKAFADKLPDPTSGLSSLIAKQPQIPLNPQEWQLWEFVNGEISLHHIATHLRISIETVQQIAFRLVVVGLVEEHFMVASSTPNLTNSTPAVALATVQKPPEKPNLTQSFFKSLVNFLRSK
- a CDS encoding protoglobin domain-containing protein, yielding MNIDSFVFLKTLEQRVGLTDQDKSVLKSNAEWGLEIAPKMADHFYAYLGRDAEMNAILNQTEGRVHRLHETFIQWFHQMFTGMDDWGTEYAKCRWHIGVIHVKIGIVPEYVVPAMGVVVHEVGRTLKLDAKPEELQESLSKICMIDLAFIEQAYVEVARSAVLRETGWSEALFKRLVATGAASL
- a CDS encoding GTP-binding protein, which encodes MENMRLIVTGTVGAGKSTFIRSISEIDVVDTDTIATDETASLKQKTTVALDFGRLQFSPEMALHLYGTPGQSRFDFMWDILIRKAHAYILLVAAHRPRDFRQARKIMNFMNQRAQIPMIIGLTYTDSPDAWSEEDVFLALGYMDENHLPPIVKVNPMQRDSVANAVIVLVHHLMQSCVA
- a CDS encoding nucleoside deaminase: MNPEYFMHLALEEAKKGDAPYGAVIVKDQEVVAVAHNTVKRDSDPSAHAEINAIRSLTAKLKSPSLEGYSIYTTGEPCPMCATACVWTGITEIVYGASIQDLISVNQSQIDISCEEVIAKSFRNIKVTRGILKNECLELFN
- a CDS encoding P pilus assembly/Cpx signaling pathway, periplasmic inhibitor/zinc-resistance associated protein, which gives rise to MKLKPLSVLAGAIALTVTAIPFAAQAQMRSSSPLQLAQNAKTKGGQKGAWGMQRLNLTEAQKAQMQTIKSNTRSQIEAILTPEQKVTLAAAKQAGQGQGGQGKKGWANLNLTEEQKTQMRQIRESSKEQMQAVLTPEQRQQMQEMRENMKSRRQQRNSQ
- a CDS encoding response regulator, which translates into the protein MIKVLLVDDQNLIRQGLKALLELEPDLEIIGEAENGEQAIKLSQQLQPDVILMDIRMPIMDGVAATREIQIRCPEIKILVLTTFDDDEYVKAALQNGAMGYLLKDTPSEELAVAIRAVYKGYAQLGPGIVKKLVTQFSKITATQSPPVPPSMAELTPREKEVLRLIAIGANNREIAQQLYISEGTVKNHVTNILTRLNLRDRTQAAIIANTFLGYLEQNS
- the sipA gene encoding regulatory protein SipA yields the protein MSPEFAIGSKVKVVALPPYVKTADPMPMLRPPDVICLGEEGTVLDRRPGGYWGIHFAKGKFLLDSQYIESTDTPPESDLEAEQGNEEM
- a CDS encoding peroxiredoxin, whose protein sequence is MISRRNFLNILLVSCFAVISWLHFTPAADAIGGQLPAINQPAPEFTLPTNTGDGKISLSDWRGKWVVLYFYPKDFTSGCTIEARRFQQDLPKYIDKNVQIIGVSADDIDSHAEFCDSEGLKFPLLADTTGAVSKAYGSWIGVVSMRHSFIIDPEGILRETFVKVNPSVHSTEVLAQLDKLQSMKLSAS